One region of Zingiber officinale cultivar Zhangliang chromosome 7B, Zo_v1.1, whole genome shotgun sequence genomic DNA includes:
- the LOC122005744 gene encoding V-type proton ATPase 16 kDa proteolipid subunit-like isoform X2, with the protein MGAAYGTTKSGVGVASMGVMRPELVMKSIVPVVMAGVLGIYGLIIAVIISTGINPKAKSYYLFDGYAHLSSGLACGLAGLSAGMAIGIVGDAGVRGSLAALAIHRHAPIIASGSAKQIVKVFSLKGEQLSIIRYYPTFMAQRIGSVSCLTFHPYRVLLAIGAADACVSIYADDTYQTR; encoded by the exons ATGGGGGCGGCGTACGGCACGACGAAGAGCGGCGTCGGGGTGGCGTCCATGGGTGTGATGCGGCCGGAGCTCGTGATGAAGTCGATAGTTCCCGTTGTCATGGCCGGAGTCCTGGGGATTTACGGTCTCATCATTGCGGTGATCATAAGCACCGGGATCAACCCCAAGGCCAAGTCGTACTACCTTTTTGATGGGTATGCCCATCTGTCTTCTGGCTTGGCTTGTGGTCTTGCAGGACTTTCAGCTGGTATGGCCATTGGCATCGTGGGAGATGCTGGAGTCAG GGGTTCCCTTGCTGCCTTGGCAATTCATCGGCATGCTCCAATTATTGCAAGTGGTTCTGCTAAGCAAATTGTGAAGGTTTTCAGTCTAAAAGGAGAGCAGCTAAGCATCATCAGATATTACCCTACTTTCATGGCTCAGAGAATAGGTTCTGTTAGCTGTCTCACTTTCCACCCGTACAGAGTACTCCTTGCTATTGGTGCTGCCGATGCCTGTGTATCTATCTATGCAGATGACACTTACCAAACAAGATGA
- the LOC122005744 gene encoding regulatory-associated protein of TOR 1-like isoform X1 has translation MGAAYGTTKSGVGVASMGVMRPELVMKSIVPVVMAGVLGIYGLIIAVIISTGINPKAKSYYLFDGYAHLSSGLACGLAGLSAGMAIGIVGDAGVSKQIVSASLAGDIQFLDVRNQSEPYLTIDAHRGSLAALAIHRHAPIIASGSAKQIVKVFSLKGEQLSIIRYYPTFMAQRIGSVSCLTFHPYRVLLAIGAADACVSIYADDTYQTR, from the exons ATGGGGGCGGCGTACGGCACGACGAAGAGCGGCGTCGGGGTGGCGTCCATGGGTGTGATGCGGCCGGAGCTCGTGATGAAGTCGATAGTTCCCGTTGTCATGGCCGGAGTCCTGGGGATTTACGGTCTCATCATTGCGGTGATCATAAGCACCGGGATCAACCCCAAGGCCAAGTCGTACTACCTTTTTGATGGGTATGCCCATCTGTCTTCTGGCTTGGCTTGTGGTCTTGCAGGACTTTCAGCTGGTATGGCCATTGGCATCGTGGGAGATGCTGGAGTCAG TAAACAGATTGTCAGTGCATCGCTAGCAGGGGATATACAGTTCCTGGATGTTAGAAACCAATCTGAACCATATCTTACCATTGATGCACATAGGGGTTCCCTTGCTGCCTTGGCAATTCATCGGCATGCTCCAATTATTGCAAGTGGTTCTGCTAAGCAAATTGTGAAGGTTTTCAGTCTAAAAGGAGAGCAGCTAAGCATCATCAGATATTACCCTACTTTCATGGCTCAGAGAATAGGTTCTGTTAGCTGTCTCACTTTCCACCCGTACAGAGTACTCCTTGCTATTGGTGCTGCCGATGCCTGTGTATCTATCTATGCAGATGACACTTACCAAACAAGATGA